From a region of the Aeoliella mucimassa genome:
- a CDS encoding ISKra4 family transposase: MNVRSRWVDSLLGPLQVRRHYYHCRRCRHGLFPRDKTLGLGKRKFSPAAAQVVSIAGVQTSFAQSSEVTLRKLCGLKVSESTVERVTEDAGERLQTLLAEGETFGNTEPFAWQRDAHGKTCAYVSLDATGVRQQGPRGAQAEGRMAYVGMIYNINSEQDARSPDPHSVRYLSGFYELPELGRQLRRQAAAVGWDEAEQQIAISDGGAGLEEFLRVHFPRAERILDFWHASEYLVELSQSLYPDDEEHRTAQLASWCHRLKHQGGLSIVWMLQSLEKTNWSSAQREAYTTCLRYFQNHQHKMNYPRYVAHGWQIGSGPVESACKTVVAGRLKQSGMRWSQHGSNAVCHLRALYLSQRGCWEDYWQKYAA, from the coding sequence GTGAACGTTCGCTCGCGGTGGGTCGATAGCCTGCTCGGCCCACTGCAAGTGAGGCGTCACTACTACCACTGCCGCCGGTGCCGTCACGGATTGTTTCCGCGGGACAAAACGTTGGGACTCGGCAAGCGAAAGTTTAGTCCGGCCGCGGCCCAGGTGGTGAGCATCGCCGGCGTGCAAACGAGCTTCGCTCAGTCGAGCGAAGTGACACTTCGTAAACTGTGTGGACTGAAAGTCAGCGAGTCGACCGTCGAACGAGTCACCGAAGACGCTGGCGAGCGTCTCCAAACGTTACTCGCCGAAGGCGAGACGTTTGGCAACACAGAGCCGTTCGCCTGGCAACGCGATGCGCATGGCAAGACGTGCGCGTACGTGAGTCTCGACGCCACAGGCGTGCGACAGCAAGGCCCTCGTGGCGCGCAGGCCGAGGGCCGCATGGCGTACGTCGGCATGATTTACAACATAAACAGCGAGCAGGATGCTCGCTCGCCCGACCCGCATTCGGTGCGGTATTTATCGGGGTTTTATGAACTCCCGGAACTTGGGCGGCAACTGCGTCGCCAAGCCGCCGCGGTTGGGTGGGACGAGGCAGAGCAGCAGATCGCGATCTCGGATGGCGGTGCTGGTTTAGAAGAGTTCTTGCGAGTGCACTTCCCGCGTGCGGAGCGGATCCTCGACTTCTGGCACGCGAGTGAGTACCTGGTGGAATTAAGCCAGTCGCTCTATCCGGACGACGAGGAGCATCGCACTGCTCAGTTGGCATCGTGGTGTCACCGGCTGAAGCACCAAGGAGGCTTGAGCATCGTGTGGATGTTGCAGTCGCTGGAGAAGACCAACTGGTCTTCCGCTCAACGCGAAGCTTATACGACCTGCCTGCGATACTTCCAAAACCACCAGCACAAGATGAACTACCCCCGCTACGTGGCCCACGGCTGGCAGATCGGCAGCGGCCCGGTCGAGAGCGCGTGCAAAACCGTCGTGGCGGGGCGCTTGAAGCAAAGCGGCATGCGCTGGAGCCAGCACGGCTCAAACGCCGTGTGCCACCTCCGCGCCCTCTACCTCAGCCAACGCGGCTGCTGGGAAGACTACTGGCAAAAGTACGCAGCTTAA